A window from Anser cygnoides isolate HZ-2024a breed goose chromosome 1, Taihu_goose_T2T_genome, whole genome shotgun sequence encodes these proteins:
- the UPK3A gene encoding LOW QUALITY PROTEIN: uroplakin-3a (The sequence of the model RefSeq protein was modified relative to this genomic sequence to represent the inferred CDS: substituted 1 base at 1 genomic stop codon) translates to MKQGSYSARKENLSVEAATWYPEDKLRREKKRLLLIAPEELPSKELRICFYRNHCLEKGSSMCSCCVVLVLCCLGLLSADQSLKPQLGHFQFATNNPTLTTVALEKPFCMFDSXLYPNRSYAIYLYVMKESASTISSLVTDESSKPLGSTFQQTSGGQLGPYNAAFFDVPDCAVPPRLPDVGDMNKAPDVLTQYLFRVGDDGTCLYDPNFLGVCNPPLVPDTTYRFKYVLVDNSEGIVKDQTLWSDPIKTRRSKLPMKIDTWPGQRSGGMTVITSILSVLVFLLLTGFLASVFSAVMGSEDASAETKGASPTVQQSELRPQLGSE, encoded by the exons aagggaaaagaaaagactaCTGCTGATTGCTCCAGAAGAGTTACCATCTAAGGAACTCAGAATCTGCTTTTACAGGAATCACTGTTTGGAGAAG GGCTCAAGCATGTGTAGCTGTTGTGTTGTGTTAGTCCTTTGCTGCTTGGGACTGCTGTCTGCAG ATCAGAGCCTGAAACCTCAGCTTGGACACTTTCAGTTTGCAACAAATAATCCCACTCTTACCACAGTTGCTCTAGAGAAACCTTTCTGTATGTTTGATAGCTGACTGTATCCAAACAGATCTTATGCTATCTACTTGTATGTAATGAAGGAATCAG CAAGCACGATAAGCTCCCTTGTGACCGATGAAAGCAGCAAACCCCTGGGCAGCACGTTCCAGCAAACAAGCGGGGGACAGCTCGGACCTTACAATGCTGCCTTCTTTGATGTACCCGACTGTGCAGTGCCCCCCAGGCTTCCTGATGTAGGAGACATGAACAAAGCTCCTGATGTCCTGACGCAATACCTCTTCAGAGTTGGGGATGATGGGACTTGTCTGTATGACCCAAACTTCCTAGGGGTCTGTAACCCACCGCTTGTCCCAGACACGACATACAG gTTTAAATACGTGTTGGTAGATAACTCTGAAGGTATCGTGAAAGACCAAACTCTTTGGTCTGATCCAATCAAAACCAGAAGAT CCAAACTTCCCATGAAAATTGATACCTGGCCTGGTCAAAGGAGTGGAGGCATGACTGTCATCACATCAATTCTAAGTGTTTTGGTGTTCCTTTTGCTTACTGGCTTTCttgcttctgtattttctgctgttat GGGATCAGAAGATGCTTCTGCAGAGACAAAGGGCGCGTCTCCAACTGTTCAACAAAGTGAACTGAGACCACAGCTGGGCTCTGAGTGA